A genomic window from Cytobacillus suaedae includes:
- a CDS encoding HD-GYP domain-containing protein yields the protein MKHSPFSSGEMDAVIESLTSGQGSIQTKPKVKEKFLEISAKIEEAIVQVEAIFDYVRNTNHIPLLEIKETIIPTIQQAVETPQLFYLFHELRKADDYTYRHNIGVGVIATLIGRWLNLSSIELEKVTIAATLHDIGKTKIPSYILNKPGKLTSEEYDIIKKHTLYGYDLLKNTVGISEDISLVALQHHERENGTGYPFGLRGEQISLISKIVAVADVFHAMSSNRVYHDALPFYSVIKQMNEDVFGKFDPKILLPFLSNVMQTLVGRKVVLNDGRNGVILMLNPYNSLMPLVKVDGLIINLAENKQIEIERILA from the coding sequence ATGAAGCATAGTCCTTTTAGTTCAGGAGAAATGGATGCTGTAATTGAGAGCCTTACTTCAGGTCAAGGCAGTATACAAACTAAACCAAAAGTAAAAGAAAAATTTCTTGAGATTTCAGCAAAAATAGAAGAAGCAATTGTTCAGGTTGAAGCGATATTTGACTATGTCCGAAATACAAACCATATACCACTACTGGAAATAAAAGAGACGATCATTCCAACCATACAACAAGCAGTAGAAACCCCTCAGTTATTTTATTTGTTTCATGAATTAAGAAAAGCAGATGATTATACATACCGTCATAATATTGGAGTAGGGGTTATTGCAACGTTAATTGGAAGATGGCTAAACTTATCTTCTATTGAGTTAGAAAAAGTTACAATTGCAGCTACGTTACATGATATAGGAAAGACGAAAATACCCTCCTACATCCTAAACAAACCAGGGAAATTGACATCAGAAGAGTATGATATCATTAAAAAACATACGTTATATGGATATGATTTATTAAAAAATACGGTTGGCATTTCGGAGGATATTTCACTTGTTGCCCTACAACACCATGAACGAGAAAATGGTACAGGATATCCATTTGGATTAAGAGGTGAACAAATTTCGCTTATTAGTAAGATCGTTGCAGTAGCTGATGTATTCCACGCAATGAGTTCAAATCGGGTGTATCATGACGCATTACCTTTTTATTCAGTAATAAAACAAATGAATGAAGATGTCTTTGGGAAATTTGACCCTAAGATATTACTCCCGTTTCTCTCAAATGTAATGCAGACACTTGTAGGAAGAAAAGTAGTATTAAACGATGGACGTAATGGAGTCATTTTAATGCTTAATCCTTATAATAGTTTAATGCCACTTGTCAAAGTAGATGGATTAATCATTAATTTGGCTGAAAATAAGCAAATCGAAATTGAACGAATTTTAGCTTAA